In a genomic window of Methanomassiliicoccus sp.:
- a CDS encoding methanogenesis marker 15 protein, with the protein MTIKIAQLSCGTEYSGVQSEIEHAATTVGGKMVYPDVAFDDINRSVEEFGFEPASPQLRLMIARAKALADGHYDADAVFIASCFRCAEGALVRNEIRRYIQEHTKLPVVTYSFTERLKAAQLLTRMEALVTIVEKKELLARERQVGLTAGIDSGSSTTKAMILRDNEIIGKYWMPTGPVLETGIEVLEKALTEAGVKQSELEGIGVTGYGRFLIGKKLGAKLVQEELTVNSKGAVWLADRQKGEATIIDIGGMDNKAITVRDGIPDNFTMGGICAGASGRFLEMVSKRLKVDIENLGGLADKGNWHKVNMNSYCSVFGIQDLVTSLAAGNTIEDVAAAACHSVAEQVYEQQLQEIDVRQPVIQVGGTSLISGLVHAVGEMVGSTPIIPANSQFIGAAGAALLASGFLEGL; encoded by the coding sequence ATGACCATCAAGATCGCCCAGCTGTCCTGTGGGACAGAGTATTCGGGCGTGCAGTCGGAGATCGAGCATGCCGCCACCACCGTGGGAGGCAAGATGGTCTATCCGGACGTGGCGTTCGATGACATCAACCGCTCGGTCGAGGAGTTCGGTTTCGAGCCCGCTTCACCCCAGCTCCGTCTGATGATCGCACGCGCCAAGGCTTTGGCCGACGGCCACTACGACGCGGATGCTGTCTTCATCGCCAGCTGTTTCCGGTGCGCCGAGGGCGCGCTGGTGAGAAACGAGATCCGCCGTTACATTCAGGAGCACACCAAGCTCCCCGTGGTCACCTATTCGTTCACCGAGCGGCTCAAGGCCGCTCAGCTCCTTACCAGGATGGAGGCGTTGGTCACCATCGTGGAGAAGAAGGAACTGCTGGCCAGAGAGCGGCAGGTAGGCCTCACCGCGGGCATCGACTCAGGATCCTCGACCACCAAGGCGATGATCCTGCGCGACAATGAGATCATCGGCAAGTATTGGATGCCCACCGGACCGGTGCTGGAGACTGGAATCGAGGTGCTAGAGAAGGCCCTGACCGAGGCCGGGGTCAAGCAGAGCGAGCTGGAAGGCATAGGCGTCACCGGGTACGGCCGGTTCCTCATCGGCAAGAAGCTGGGGGCCAAGCTGGTCCAAGAGGAACTGACTGTTAACAGCAAGGGCGCCGTGTGGCTCGCCGATCGCCAGAAGGGCGAGGCGACGATCATCGACATCGGGGGGATGGACAACAAGGCCATCACTGTCAGGGACGGCATACCGGACAATTTTACCATGGGGGGCATCTGCGCCGGCGCTTCCGGAAGATTCCTGGAGATGGTGTCCAAGCGCCTCAAGGTCGATATCGAGAATCTCGGCGGCCTGGCAGACAAGGGCAACTGGCACAAGGTGAACATGAACTCCTACTGTTCGGTGTTCGGCATACAGGACCTGGTTACCTCGCTGGCGGCGGGCAACACCATCGAGGATGTCGCCGCTGCGGCCTGTCACTCTGTCGCCGAACAGGTGTACGAGCAGCAGCTGCAGGAGATCGACGTCCGGCAGCCGGTCATCCAGGTAGGGGGAACGAGCCTGATCAGCGGCCTGGTGCACGCGGTAGGGGAAATGGTAGGTTCCACGCCTATCATCCCGGCCAACTCGCAGTTCATCGGAGCGGCCGGGGCGGCCCTGCTGGCTTCGGGCTTCCTCGAGGGGCTTTGA
- a CDS encoding methanogenesis marker 5 protein — protein MKIFMIPPNSLILYDLVERFGHQPLSLMGELREHVVRPEVESPPLNLSQDDIMKGLKYAGIEVPSGVRGRLAIWGPMVDQAEAAIIMHDMPYTFGCVGCHRTNLMLTYMVRRKKIPTLEVHYPHDDEEAKVMVTKIKAFLEGLK, from the coding sequence ATGAAGATTTTCATGATCCCGCCAAACAGTCTTATATTGTACGATCTGGTCGAACGGTTCGGCCACCAGCCCCTCTCCCTTATGGGCGAGCTACGCGAGCACGTGGTGAGACCGGAGGTCGAGTCGCCTCCGCTCAACCTCTCCCAGGATGACATCATGAAGGGGCTGAAGTACGCGGGCATCGAGGTCCCCTCGGGGGTGCGGGGACGATTGGCCATCTGGGGGCCGATGGTCGACCAGGCCGAGGCGGCCATCATCATGCACGACATGCCCTACACCTTCGGCTGCGTAGGATGCCACCGCACAAACCTCATGCTGACATATATGGTGCGGCGGAAGAAGATCCCCACGCTCGAGGTCCATTACCCCCATGACGACGAGGAGGCCAAGGTCATGGTCACAAAGATAAAGGCCTTCCTGGAGGGATTGAAATGA
- a CDS encoding FAD-binding oxidoreductase produces MEAVADTSEKSQKPYVRKLVAAIGAENVKTSEMERLLYSHDSTGLPKEVDLGFKVVPDVVVRPSSTEDVQKIVKIAAEAGVPITPRGAATGYVAAGVPAAGGISIDMVARMKNVIKVDEDNMTITCQAGASWKAVYDAAWEKGFLLGSYPSSFPNASVAGWIAMSGVGMGNYKYGSAADNIRNMVVVVPSGAIINTGFDSLADNMTGYNLNRLFVGNEGTLGVICEVTLKLFPKPEVLKPLAYSFESLDKVGAPMKDLTRTKVQPLHVAWSDGNHFKYLRKIGHHAPEVGCLWLVTLEGDKAMVDYEEKIIDDIVAKHGGKKESYELAQHEWDERCYEYRSSMLGLGTSASETLVPVSAYADMVKGLYKLMDDMKMEGAIIGIAVDRNSVMFMPYYLFDKESLTKSMTSLSFAYKAGDVAKEHGGRLMGGFGLFMSSQLKPLRGEGYEIEMAIKNALDPKEIMNPGKLLGMETRFKLKVGAGLFSAGMGAMSLAKKTLPKDKMIDEKSKKLALEELEKERFDQHKNDPLKKE; encoded by the coding sequence ATGGAAGCTGTTGCCGATACTTCTGAGAAGTCACAGAAACCCTATGTGAGGAAGCTCGTGGCCGCCATCGGAGCGGAGAACGTCAAGACCAGCGAGATGGAGAGATTGCTTTACAGCCATGATTCGACTGGCCTGCCCAAGGAAGTGGACCTGGGGTTCAAGGTCGTCCCCGATGTCGTGGTACGTCCCAGCTCTACCGAGGACGTCCAGAAGATCGTGAAGATCGCGGCCGAAGCGGGCGTGCCGATCACCCCCAGGGGGGCTGCGACCGGATACGTTGCAGCGGGCGTACCAGCGGCCGGTGGCATATCCATCGATATGGTCGCCAGGATGAAGAATGTCATCAAGGTCGATGAGGATAACATGACCATCACCTGCCAGGCAGGAGCATCGTGGAAGGCGGTGTATGATGCCGCGTGGGAGAAGGGATTCCTTCTCGGCTCCTACCCCAGCAGCTTCCCCAACGCCTCCGTGGCGGGATGGATTGCCATGAGCGGTGTGGGCATGGGCAACTACAAGTATGGCTCGGCCGCGGACAACATCCGCAACATGGTGGTCGTCGTTCCCAGTGGGGCTATCATTAACACCGGCTTCGACTCCCTGGCCGACAACATGACGGGATACAATCTCAACAGGCTGTTCGTCGGTAACGAGGGCACCCTGGGCGTGATCTGCGAGGTCACCCTGAAGCTGTTCCCCAAGCCTGAGGTCCTCAAGCCCCTCGCCTATTCCTTCGAGAGCCTCGATAAGGTGGGCGCGCCCATGAAGGACCTCACCCGCACCAAGGTCCAGCCGCTTCATGTCGCCTGGTCCGACGGGAACCATTTCAAGTACCTGCGCAAGATCGGGCACCATGCCCCCGAGGTCGGCTGCCTTTGGTTGGTAACTTTGGAGGGTGACAAGGCCATGGTCGACTACGAGGAGAAGATAATCGACGACATCGTGGCCAAGCACGGTGGCAAGAAGGAGAGCTACGAGCTCGCCCAGCACGAGTGGGACGAGCGCTGCTATGAGTACCGCAGCTCCATGCTCGGCCTCGGGACCAGCGCCTCGGAGACCTTAGTGCCGGTCAGCGCCTACGCGGACATGGTGAAGGGCCTCTACAAGCTCATGGACGACATGAAGATGGAGGGAGCGATCATCGGGATCGCGGTCGACCGCAACTCGGTCATGTTCATGCCCTACTACCTCTTTGATAAGGAATCCCTAACCAAGTCGATGACCTCCCTGTCGTTCGCCTATAAGGCGGGAGATGTCGCCAAGGAGCACGGGGGCAGGCTGATGGGCGGCTTCGGGCTGTTCATGAGTTCCCAGCTCAAGCCTCTCCGCGGCGAGGGCTACGAGATCGAGATGGCGATAAAGAACGCCCTCGACCCCAAGGAGATCATGAACCCGGGCAAGCTGCTAGGGATGGAGACTCGCTTCAAGCTCAAGGTCGGAGCAGGTCTGTTCAGCGCAGGTATGGGCGCAATGTCCCTCGCCAAGAAAACCCTGCCCAAGGACAAGATGATCGATGAAAAGTCCAAGAAGCTCGCCCTCGAAGAGCTGGAGAAGGAGCGCTTCGATCAGCACAAGAACGACCCCCTGAAGAAGGAGTAA
- a CDS encoding GIY-YIG nuclease family protein, which produces MKAGRYAYVGSARNGLEARTGRHLEGTGKKRWHIDYLMGMAEDKEALLFPSGDDIECSLAFRLRALPGTAEPIAGFGSSDCRCRSHLFRLDRRAVTAVRKWVPAA; this is translated from the coding sequence CTGAAGGCCGGCAGGTATGCCTATGTGGGATCGGCCCGGAACGGCCTGGAAGCGAGGACCGGGCGCCATCTGGAGGGAACCGGGAAGAAGCGTTGGCACATCGATTATCTGATGGGGATGGCAGAGGATAAGGAAGCGCTACTTTTCCCATCAGGAGATGACATTGAGTGTTCCCTGGCCTTCCGCCTGCGGGCCCTGCCCGGAACCGCCGAGCCGATCGCGGGATTCGGAAGCTCGGATTGCCGATGCCGCTCCCACCTATTCCGCCTGGACCGCAGGGCTGTGACTGCAGTGAGGAAATGGGTTCCAGCCGCGTAA
- a CDS encoding methanogenesis marker 6 protein, with translation MIVIAPSSELTPDQIARFIHSLGLNLNIKETCYGANIEGSKDVVRKALAEVRKLDPNRIFSKVRAFPIGDERRCRAHHGSRPGFNQVEKEWRDLSMIDTGLCAADRGEICELPPKPKELPVKRLKEIVDEVTK, from the coding sequence ATGATCGTAATCGCGCCCAGCTCGGAGTTGACACCGGACCAGATAGCTCGGTTCATCCACTCCCTGGGCCTCAACCTCAATATCAAAGAGACCTGTTACGGCGCCAACATCGAAGGCTCCAAGGACGTCGTCCGCAAGGCGCTGGCCGAAGTGAGGAAGCTAGATCCAAACCGTATATTCTCCAAGGTAAGGGCCTTCCCCATCGGCGATGAGCGGCGATGCCGCGCGCACCATGGCTCCCGTCCCGGGTTCAACCAGGTCGAGAAGGAGTGGAGGGACCTTTCCATGATCGACACCGGGTTGTGCGCCGCGGACCGGGGGGAGATATGTGAACTTCCCCCCAAGCCCAAGGAATTGCCGGTCAAAAGACTCAAGGAGATAGTAGACGAGGTGACCAAATGA
- a CDS encoding methyl-coenzyme M reductase family protein gives MYEVLMYDGGVYRVNELYELVEDVGGFVIQKTQIQVQILVTMAVPEEERPSIEAKTRELGGKIVNVPLAGTEVAVVAPTLGRHHMPHPTCDIAEQLRRLGAITVVMGLARGKGRRTSQISADEKAIIEEYDAAVFVLGNFKDCILEHKIHLFEDIQTPVVAVCGPQIPSLPNCEAIVCGVGRKVERMRREEEIGRLDDVSVAIEKVVKDKRRVLEEDPLFVHPAEVKDRITELEPVQRSLRPAPVVLHLDGLRVKIPYKEWKDQIADVQVYGHRLGDIATISDSRLGGSTLIRIKTQSEVEDHDRRKTS, from the coding sequence ATGTACGAGGTCCTGATGTACGACGGCGGCGTGTACCGCGTGAACGAGCTGTACGAGCTGGTGGAGGACGTCGGGGGTTTCGTCATCCAGAAGACCCAGATTCAGGTACAGATCCTGGTGACAATGGCCGTACCAGAGGAGGAGCGCCCGTCCATCGAGGCCAAGACCCGTGAGCTGGGGGGTAAGATCGTCAACGTCCCCCTGGCCGGCACGGAGGTGGCCGTGGTCGCGCCTACCCTGGGCAGACACCACATGCCCCACCCCACCTGCGACATCGCCGAGCAGCTTCGGAGGCTCGGGGCGATAACCGTGGTCATGGGCCTCGCCCGAGGGAAAGGGCGACGTACTTCGCAGATCAGCGCTGACGAGAAGGCCATAATCGAGGAGTACGACGCTGCGGTCTTCGTGCTCGGCAACTTCAAGGACTGCATTCTCGAGCACAAGATCCACCTGTTCGAGGACATCCAGACCCCGGTGGTGGCGGTGTGCGGGCCACAGATCCCGTCCCTCCCCAACTGCGAGGCCATCGTCTGCGGTGTCGGTCGCAAGGTCGAGCGGATGCGCCGAGAGGAAGAGATCGGCCGTCTGGACGATGTGTCGGTGGCGATCGAGAAGGTGGTCAAAGACAAGCGCCGGGTGCTGGAGGAGGACCCCCTTTTCGTCCACCCCGCTGAGGTCAAGGACCGCATAACTGAGCTGGAGCCGGTGCAACGGAGCCTGCGCCCTGCGCCGGTGGTGCTCCACCTGGACGGCCTGAGGGTGAAGATCCCATACAAGGAATGGAAGGATCAGATAGCCGACGTGCAGGTATACGGTCATCGGCTGGGGGACATCGCCACCATCTCCGACTCCCGCCTTGGGGGCAGCACCCTGATCCGCATCAAGACCCAGTCCGAGGTCGAGGACCACGACCGCCGGAAGACCTCCTGA
- a CDS encoding methanogenesis marker 17 protein, with translation MTLTDESFAYDNFESIFRQILQDLGITRSVLAFRIVADPQAPYFLISVRLGRARSAIKVADMSQLNTHTGGTAITITDEAWAPALLNKLWQKYGRDRVEQLTRFEILVRGAELEEVSAMELDPGEELKAKVLDAVWRLFPEGFTVRYNIVDDRAMTIIGTEHDMSPQWVNVAQMVHKEMQVKEAD, from the coding sequence ATGACCCTGACCGACGAGAGCTTCGCCTACGACAACTTCGAGTCGATATTCCGCCAGATCCTGCAGGACCTCGGGATCACCCGAAGCGTTCTGGCGTTCAGGATCGTGGCTGATCCACAGGCGCCATACTTCCTCATATCGGTCCGGCTGGGCCGAGCGCGCTCGGCGATCAAGGTAGCTGACATGTCGCAGCTCAACACCCACACCGGGGGCACGGCCATCACCATAACCGACGAGGCGTGGGCGCCGGCCCTGCTCAACAAGCTGTGGCAGAAATATGGACGGGACAGGGTAGAACAGCTGACCCGGTTCGAGATACTGGTTCGGGGGGCGGAACTGGAGGAGGTCTCCGCCATGGAGCTTGATCCAGGGGAGGAGCTGAAGGCCAAGGTCCTGGACGCCGTCTGGCGGCTGTTCCCAGAAGGTTTCACCGTCCGGTACAATATCGTGGACGACAGGGCGATGACCATCATCGGCACGGAGCATGACATGAGCCCCCAGTGGGTCAACGTCGCCCAGATGGTCCATAAGGAGATGCAGGTCAAGGAGGCGGACTGA